The following proteins are encoded in a genomic region of Hyphomicrobiales bacterium:
- a CDS encoding outer membrane beta-barrel protein, protein MSLMTGVAMAADIDPPAQPIAPAAKNDNFYISIFAGGNLSVGDESFSNGDGLLVDIDRDNGFSVGGAVGYKWNSFNFDGITPRTEIEFSYFNNDVDQLDFSGNGAGNEILIGDTDVTGFNVLANLYLDFDHFSDTGFTPYIVGGLGVSVVDLDLVYNPAAPFALNLDDRSTNFLWSVGAGTSYALSDSVSLFGDARFQQAINVDSVRRGGGTPGVNGGTFEEDLSNVALRAGLSYKF, encoded by the coding sequence ATGAGCCTGATGACTGGTGTAGCAATGGCAGCAGATATTGATCCGCCAGCTCAACCAATTGCACCTGCGGCAAAAAATGATAATTTTTATATCTCAATCTTTGCCGGTGGGAATCTCAGTGTTGGCGATGAATCCTTTTCAAATGGCGATGGCTTATTAGTAGATATTGACCGTGATAATGGATTCAGTGTTGGTGGCGCAGTTGGTTACAAATGGAATAGTTTTAATTTTGATGGCATTACACCTCGTACTGAAATCGAGTTTTCCTATTTCAACAATGATGTTGATCAATTGGATTTTTCCGGCAATGGCGCTGGAAATGAAATACTTATTGGTGACACGGATGTAACTGGTTTCAATGTCTTAGCTAACCTTTATCTTGACTTCGATCATTTTAGCGACACGGGCTTCACGCCTTATATCGTTGGGGGCCTAGGTGTTTCTGTTGTTGATCTGGACCTCGTGTACAATCCGGCAGCGCCTTTTGCTTTGAATCTTGATGACAGAAGCACAAACTTTCTTTGGAGTGTTGGTGCTGGTACTAGTTATGCGTTGTCTGACAGTGTTTCGCTTTTTGGTGATGCGCGTTTCCAACAAGCTATTAACGTAGACAGTGTGCGGCGTGGCGGTGGAACACCAGGCGTCAATGGTGGGACATTCGAAGAAGATCTAAGTAATGTGGCCTTGAGAGCCGGCCTATCCTATAAATTTTAG